One Kitasatospora sp. NBC_01266 genomic window carries:
- the bfr gene encoding bacterioferritin, translating to MKGDPEVIEFLNEQLTAELTAINQYFLHAKMQENFGWTKLAKYTRHESFDEMKHAEILTDRILFLDGLPNYQRLFHVRIGQTVKEMFEADRQVEVEAIDRLRRGIVVMRAKNDVTSANIFEAILADEEHHIDYLDTQLELVEKLGEALYIAQLIEQPES from the coding sequence ATGAAAGGCGACCCCGAGGTCATCGAGTTCCTCAACGAGCAGCTCACCGCCGAGCTGACCGCGATCAACCAGTACTTCCTGCACGCGAAGATGCAGGAGAACTTCGGCTGGACGAAGCTCGCCAAGTACACCCGGCACGAGTCGTTCGACGAGATGAAGCACGCCGAGATCCTGACCGACCGGATCCTCTTCCTCGACGGCCTGCCCAACTACCAGCGGCTCTTCCACGTCCGGATCGGCCAGACGGTCAAGGAGATGTTCGAGGCCGACCGGCAGGTCGAGGTCGAGGCGATCGACCGGCTGCGGCGGGGCATCGTGGTGATGCGGGCCAAGAACGACGTCACCTCGGCCAACATCTTCGAGGCCATCCTGGCCGACGAGGAGCACCACATCGACTATCTGGACACCCAGCTCGAACTGGTGGAGAAGCTCGGCGAGGCGCTCTACATCGCCCAGCTGATCGAGCAGCCGGAGAGCTAG
- a CDS encoding (2Fe-2S)-binding protein, whose product MYVCMCHAVTEDQVKRAIDSGANSPRQIAQGCKAGTDCGSCVRRIQALLGEHGGRPCPTARLAAKLGLADPEAELPANQPIELLRTA is encoded by the coding sequence ATGTACGTGTGCATGTGCCATGCGGTCACCGAGGACCAGGTGAAGCGGGCGATCGACAGCGGTGCCAACTCCCCGCGGCAGATAGCCCAGGGCTGCAAGGCCGGCACCGACTGCGGCTCCTGCGTGCGGCGGATCCAGGCGCTGCTCGGCGAGCACGGCGGTCGCCCGTGCCCGACGGCCCGGCTGGCCGCCAAGCTGGGGCTGGCCGACCCCGAGGCCGAACTGCCGGCCAACCAGCCGATCGAGCTGCTCCGCACCGCCTGA